In a genomic window of Scheffersomyces stipitis CBS 6054 chromosome 4, complete sequence:
- a CDS encoding predicted protein, producing MRKELKYIIWAHVALVVYLVHLTFDLITLLHDDSFTDGLLDVELNPDNGILDRPMLIPKIIHQTYKTTAIPEIWKPGQQACLDLHPDYKYILWTDEMAREFISEEYPWFLKTWDSYPYPIERADAIRYFALFHHGGVYIDLDDGCERRLDPLLTVPAFVRKTVPTGISNDVMGSIPKHPFFLKVLDSLQAYQRNWLVPYITIMFSTGPLFLSVIWKQYKRWGVPEAGKVRILMPDDYKTHPYSFFAIAPGSSWHLDDAKFIKGMANHIGLAVFAGFLIAGLVFYLEYLFYSWIISNHFKKLMVSCTKFLYTLASPVINLNKNIKRRSRKDSNLPIEFSILEKLDNETSDVIFVNERGSASQELNETYEDSHFNQTAHAELIDNSSSAEQHHDGESYITKNNDDIV from the exons ATGcgaaaagaattgaagtaCATCATCTGGGCCCACGTCGCTCTCGTGGTCTATCTCGTCCACTTGACCTTTGACTTGATCACCCTTCTTCACGACGACTCCTTCACCGATGGGCTTCTCGACGTCGAGCTCAATCCGGACAACGGCATTCTTGATCGTCCCATGTTGATTCCCAAAATCATCCACCAGACCTACAAAACTACAGCCATACCAGAAATATGGAAGCCTGGCCAACAGGCCTGTCTCGACTTGCATCCAGACTACAAATACATCCTCTGGACCGACGAGATGGCTCGTGAGTTCATTCTGGAAGAGTACCCCTGGTTTCTCAAAACGTGGGACTCGTATCCGTATCCCATCGAGAGAGCCGATGCCATCAGATACTTTGCTTTGTTCCATCACGGCGGTGTCTATATCGACTTGGACGATGGCTGCGAACGTAGGCTTGATCCTCTTTTGACTGTTCCAGCGTTTGTAAGAAAGACTGTTCCTACTGGGATTTCCAACGACGTTATGGGATCCATTCCCAAACACCCTTTCTTCCTCAAAGTGTTGGATTCTCTTCAGGCGTACCAGCGCAACTGGTTGGTGCCTTATATCACGATCATGTTCTCCACGGGTCCGTTATTTCTCTCGGTTATTTGGAAACAATACAAGCGTTGGGGAGTTCCTGAGGCCGGAAAAGTACGCATTTTGATGCCTGACGATTACAAAACCCACCcttattctttctttgctATTGCTCCAGGTTCTTCGTGGCATTTGGACGATGCTAAGTTCATCAAAGGAATGGCCAACCACATCGGTTTGGCCGTTTTCGCGGGTTTTTTGATCGCTGGACTTGTCTTCTATCTTGAATACTTATTTTATTCGTGGATTATCTCGAATcacttcaagaagttgatggtGAGTTGCACAAAATTCCTCTACACGTTGGCTAGTCCAGTAATCAAC ttgaacaaaaaTATCAAGAGAAGATCCAGAAAAGACTCCAATCTCCCTATCGAATTCTCGATCTTGGAAAAATTGGATAACGAGACAAGCGACGTTATATTTGTTAACGAACGAGGCTCGGCATCCCAAGAACTTAATGAAACCTATGAAGACAGTCATTTTAATCAGACTGCTCACGCAGAGCTTATAGACAACTCATCCTCTGCGGAGCAACATCATGATGGTGAATCGTACATTACTAAGAATAATGACGATATAGTGTGA
- the STM2 gene encoding stomatin family protein (may regulate cation conductance may link integral membrane proteins to the peripheral cytoskeleton), whose product MISTIAKSAAMPMVPVRAISIATRANSSNLLTAFARARSNSGALSANFTRNLGGNSNGYSSTLNFFQREQLPTNTVIRFVPQQTAWVVERMGKFHRILQPGLTFLIPILDKITYVQSLKESAIEIPSQNAITSDNVSLELDGILYIKVIDPYKASYGVEDFKFAISQLAQTTMRSEIGSMTLDAVLKERQLLNNNINHVINDAARDNWGVECLRYEIRDIHPPQNVLDAMHRQVSAERSKRAEILESEGQRQSKINISEGEKQSIILASEANKEEQINQAAGEAQSILLKSEATAKGLKLIAQAIKETPGGAEAVNLQVAQEYIKQFGNLAKETNTVIIPQNLGDLGGMITSGLSLYENLNKAKKNV is encoded by the coding sequence ATGATTTCCACAATCGCCAAGTCAGCTGCGATGCCTATGGTTCCCGTCAGAGCTATCTCCATTGCCACCAGAGCAAACTCTTCCAATCTCTTGACTGCGTTTGCCCGCGCAAGGTCCAATTCAGGCGCATTGTCTGCTAACTTCACCCGAAACCTCGGAGGCAATTCCAACGGGTATCTGTCGACGTTGAATTTTTTCCAAAGAGAGCAGTTACCCACCAACACAGTAATCCGATTCGTGCCACAACAGACAGCCTGGGTCGTTGAAAGAATGGGAAAGTTCCATCGCATCCTCCAACCAGGTCTCACTTTTCTTATTCCTATTCTTGACAAGATCACATATGTCCAGTCGTTGAAAGAATCTGCTATTGAGATTCCTTCGCAGAATGCAATTACGTCCGATAATGTATCGCTCGAGCTTGACGGGATTCTCTATATCAAAGTTATAGATCCATATAAGGCTAGTTATGGTGTAGAGGACTTCAAGTTTGCTATCAGTCAATTGGCTCAGACTACAATGAGATCGGAAATCGGGTCTATGACCTTAGATGCCgtgttgaaagaaagacagttgttgaataacaatatcaacCACGTTATAAACGACGCTGCCCGTGACAATTGGGGTGTGGAATGCTTAAGATACGAAATCAGAGACATTCACCCTCCTCAAAATGTTCTCGATGCCATGCACCGTCAAGTCTCCGCCGAGAGATCTAAAAGAGCCGAGATCTTAGAATCCGAGGGTCAGAGACAATCGAAAATCAACATTTCTGAAGGTGAAAAACAATCGATCATTTTGGCTTCAGAAGCTAATAAAGAGGAACAGATCAACCAAGCTGCTGGTGAAGCACAATCGATTCTTCTCAAGTCTGAAGCCACAGCTAAGGGATTAAAATTGATTGCTCAAGCGATCAAAGAAACGCCAGGCGGTGCTGAGGCTGTCAACTTGCAAGTGGCCCAAGAGTACATCAAACAATTTGGTAACTTGGCTAAGGAGACTAATACTGTCATCATACCTCAGAATTTGGGAGATCTTGGAGGCATGATCACTTCAGGTTTGTCGCTTTacgagaacttgaacaaggccaagaagaatgtGTAA
- a CDS encoding predicted protein: MSLTDVSDSISVVVTETSQSSAVFQRQDPSFDSGIAPVYEDVEDQKDTETSFWYNLKLSDITRGVIYGIYYSRQHLFHSYFIIPLGIIVLFAVLYGLNQILANVIRIRFPASVLGMLINLVVLVVLNLVANIRSNHPEKGGVLTSISKGSAWLLTNYLTITKPPMNFSLKWINVFFIPSFIILPLSDPITFMECLKIAGVFVFGFLLLFCVDVYAIIGLKWTLNHFGIFRDDTKVSEATNSDDETNNDEESENEDIELEIIPSRGFNSHMRDDITTIDIQSLHPTRTEPSNNVIRHSSVSENPFDGGNVSTLSELTPENLIHPAPIHQRAHSIATPDPHLQLRSPDSAPTIMVSPESEDEIEFDRNSARSSSDTVASSEIFSPKLSEKSKKIVVFITSYFDWILYCVLFVVSLPLYYISSLHVFLPYHLGITILAYYIALLIPQKWPSTKKFAHPILISTLEILFVCFIGSLIYHRGELKGFLDDLRFYKTGKNYLNLFNNQIMLDNGQQSSIPDDNFTATPIWPGCGDVLSSLMDISIVSLSLPMFTHRKDFVRNFWVLMPPILLSVALTFFIYPVVSFNIGIESERSIGFIGRSVTLALGTPLIEGLGGSVSLMAVCTILSGICGVLIGDTLFDLLRVAKNDYVTRGVSLGINCGAIATAHLLNVDPRAASMSSLSFSVFGTVMVVMASVGAVRDMIRSWVGL; this comes from the coding sequence CAAACTCTCGGACATCACCCGTGGAGTAATATACGGGATTTATTACTCACGGCAGCATTTATTCCACTCATACTTTATCATTCCTCTTGGGATCATTGTACTATTCGCAGTATTGTACGGTTTGAACCAGATCCTAGCCAACGTAATCCGGATTCGGTTTCCAGCCTCAGTATTGGGCATGTTGATTAATCTTGTAGTGTTAGTTGTTCTCAACTTGGTAGCAAACATTAGACTGAACCATCCGGAAAAAGGAGGTGTTCTCACTAGCATCAGCAAGGGTTCTGCTTGGCTCTTGACAAACTATTTGACAATAACGAAACCGCCCATGAACTTCTCGTTGAAGTGGATCAAcgttttcttcattccCTCGTTTATCATCTTGCCTCTTTCTGACCCTATCACGTTCATGGAGTGTCTCAAGATCGCTGGTGTGTTTGTTTTTGGTTTTCTACTTTTGTTTTGTGTGGACGTCTATGCCATCATTGGCTTGAAATGGACACTTAACCATTTTGGAATCTTCCGCGACGACACGAAAGTATCCGAGGCCACAAACTCAGACGATGAAACcaacaacgacgaagagAGTGAAAATGAGGATATTGAGTTAGAAATTATTCCTTCTAGAGGTTTCAATTCTCATATGAGAGACGATATCACCACTATTGATATCCAGAGCTTGCATCCTACGCGAACTGAGCCTAGTAACAATGTTATTCGTCATAGCTCAGTATCCGAAAACCCATTCGACGGAGGAAATGTCTCTACATTGAGCGAGTTGACTCCAGAAAACCTCATTCATCCTGCTCCCATACATCAAAGAGCTCACAGCATTGCAACACCAGACCCGCATTTGCAATTACGTTCCCCAGATTCGGCTCCTACCATTATGGTTTCACCGGAAAGCGAAGACgaaattgaatttgataGAAACAGTGCACGGCTGTCATCAGATAcagttgcttcttctgagaTTTTCTCTCCCAAGCTCAGTGAAAAGTCGAAAAAAATTGTAGTCTTCATCACTTCGTATTTCGATTGGATATTGTATTGTGTTCTCTTTGTTGTTTCGCTTCCCTTATACTACATTTCGTCACTACATGTGTTCTTGCCGTATCATTTGGGTATCACTATCTTGGCTTACTATATAGCTTTGCTCATTCCTCAAAAATGGCCCTCCACCAAAAAGTTCGCTCATCCCATCTTGATCCTGACGCTTGAAATCCTTTTCGTGTGTTTCATAGGCTCTCTCATCTACCATAGAGGTGAACTCAAAGGATTTCTCGATGACTTGCGCTTCTATAAGACTGGCAAAAATTACTtaaacttgttcaacaaccaaATCATGCTTGACAATGGGCAACAGTCTTCAATACCAGACGATAACTTCACAGCCACACCCATCTGGCCCGGTTGCGGCGATGTCCTCAGTTCTCTCATGGATATCTCCATTGTCTCGTTATCTTTGCCAATGTTCACGCATAGAAAGGACTTCGTTCGCAACTTCTGGGTCTTGATGCCCCCTATACTTTTATCAGTTGCGCTTACGTTTTTCATTTACCCCGTAGTCAGCTTCAATATCGGCATCGAGTCGGAGCGGTCGATAGGGTTCATAGGCCGTTCCGTTACTCTTGCACTCGGCACGCCGTTGATAGAGGGACTCGGAGGTTCAGTATCGCTCATGGCTGTTTGCACTATTCTCAGTGGAATCTGTGGGGTGCTTATCGGAGATACTCTTTTCGACTTATTGCGCGTCGCCAAAAACGATTACGTCACACGAGGTGTAAGTCTTGGAATAAATTGTGGAGCTATTGCTACAGCCCATTTGCTCAACGTAGACCCAAGAGCAGCCTCCATGAGCTCATTGAGCTTCAGCGTTTTTGGCACTGTCATGGTCGTCATGGCCAGCGTGGGTGCTGTCAGAGACATGATCCGGAGCTGGGTAGGACTATAG
- a CDS encoding predicted protein (go_function 3'-5'-exoribonuclease activity; RNA binding~go_process RNA processing) produces the protein MSRNTEISTNERTYFIEALKCGLRLDSRRFDEIREPQISLSKTEFGYVELDWGLTKLAVRVSAQIGKPYEDRPFEGLFQINCEISSMAWAHFDNSKNSNEEILIARIIEKAIRRSNSLDLEALCIIAGEKVWNITVDLNFLNFDGNFVDVGCFGAMLALHHFKKPDISIVNGGEDIIVHDIDERQPVPLSILHVPICLTYSFYNPGNKESNLKGEDDDEIYLLDANLIEEQVREGSIVVTLNKNRELIQLSKNGGIPISANVLLDLSFKSMKIVDELTELIKKVISKHEKERYEELNLKMLEVGADR, from the coding sequence ATGTCTAGAAACACAGAGATCTCCACCAATGAGAGAACGTACTTCATTGAAGCTCTCAAATGTGGACTTAGACTCGATTCTAGAAGATTTGACGAAATCCGCGAACCACAGATCAGCCTATCCAAAACAGAATTTGGTTATGTGGAACTAGACTGGGGCTTGACCAAGTTAGCTGTGAGAGTATCAGCACAGATTGGGAAGCCATATGAAGATAGACCATTCGAGGGCCTTTTCCAGATCAACTGTGAAATCAGCTCCATGGCCTGGGCCCATTTCGAcaactccaagaactcAAACGAGGAAATTCTCATTGCAAGAATCATCGAGAAAGCCATCCGTAGATCCAACTCGCTTGACTTGGAAGCCTTATGTATTATAGCTGGTGAAAAAGTGTGGAATATCACTGTCGACTTGAACTTCCTCAATTTCGACGGCAACTTCGTTGACGTGGGCTGTTTCGGTGCCATGTTGGCGTTGCATCACTTTAAGAAGCCTGATATCAGCATTGTAAATGGCGGAGAAGACATCATTGTTCATGACATTGACGAGAGACAGCCTGTTCCGTTGAGTATTTTGCATGTTCCGATTTGTCTCACTTATTCGTTCTACAATCCCGGAAACAAAGagtccaacttgaagggcgaagatgatgatgaaatcTACCTCTTAGATGCTAATTTAATTGAAGAACAGGTTCGTGAAGGATCTATTGTGGTAACATTAAACAAAAACAGAGAATTGATTCAGCTTAGCAAGAATGGTGGAATACCGATCAGTGCcaatgttcttcttgatttgtCGTTCAAGTCGATGAAGATTGTAGATGAGTTGACGGAGTTAATCAAAAAGGTTATTCTGAAGCATGAAAAGGAGAGATACGAAGAGTTGAATCTCAAGATGTTGGAAGTAGGCGCGGATAGATAA
- a CDS encoding predicted protein, with protein MSRFLVDSNSRVILLPKSETPVTYKVVDLPTSRDLTSYNSYLLDKDTLYELGDVRNDNPYVKKENMPLLKNGDAVKSFIFEDEQNGEGAIIQSSSVIVSSKFDLAWLLIAIFYKHNQFSKNYISAEDVMDKIAGVFSGNGNDQWVHKIPYFLYEQSLAKISESIDESGDSFFKFSLKKSFEFVEKKVERLQTYFASGDNSVLVTIKGKLTDTTLAEHTIPEPILKSMVLRYAVDYVCDSYIGSEFKKEFISFVKYDFSDLDKYLDVLQERQKNLQIVESNMNSVAQTSASASKKKVELKKGKKKEVKKKVAVGKGALDGFFKKA; from the coding sequence ATGTCGCGTTTTCTTGTGGACTCGAACAGTCGTGTAATTTTGCTTCCCAAATCGGAAACGCCGGTCACATACAAAGTCGTAGATTTGCCTACTTCCAGAGATCTTACACTGTACAATTCGTATTTGCTAGACAAAGACACCTTATACGAGCTTGGAGATGTGCGAAACGACAACCCATATgtgaagaaggagaataTGCCGTTGTTGAAAAACGGCGATGCAGTCAAATCCTTTATCTTCGAAGATGAACAAAATGGTGAAGGAGCCATCATACAATCCAGTAGCGTTATAGTGAGCAGCAAGTTCGATCTTGCCTGGCTCCTAATTGCCATTTTCTACAAGCATAATCAGTTTTCGAAAAACTACATTTCTGCCGAGGATGTCATGGACAAAATTGCTGGCGTCTTCAGTGGAAACGGAAATGATCAATGGGTACATAAAATTCCATACTTTTTATATGAGCAAAGCTTAGCAAAGATCTCTGAAAGTATAGATGAGAGTGGTGATagctttttcaagttttcgttgaagaagagttttgagtttgttgaaaaaaaagtaGAACGTTTACAAACGTATTTTGCTAGTGGTGACAATTCTGTATTGGTGACTATCAAGGGGAAATTAACTGACACTACTCTTGCAGAGCATACAATTCCCGAGCCAATTTTGAAATCGATGGTGTTACGGTATGCTGTTGACTATGTTTGTGATTCGTATATAGGAAGtgagttcaagaaggagTTTATTTCTTTTGTCAAATACGATTTCTCTGATCTTGACAAGTACCTTGATGTGTTACAGGAAAGGCAGAAGAACCTCCAGATCGTCGAATCCAACATGAATTCTGTAGCCCAGACGTCTGCTTCGGCTtctaagaagaaggtcGAACTTAAGAAAgggaagaagaaggaggtcaagaagaaggtagCTGTGGGCAAAGGTGCGCTTGAtggattcttcaagaaggcCTAA